Proteins encoded by one window of Acidimicrobiales bacterium:
- a CDS encoding DNA-processing protein DprA, producing MGRHGEAAGLLALVETTPGPWSAIADAVEAAGGTAPLVASRPETADSSERWKSVLDRLFAEDPDLSVVTVLDDGYPANLAQVFNRPPFLFLRGRLEARDERSIAIVGTRQPSDDGRATAQALAAALGEAGVTVVSGLARGVDTDAHTGALAAGGRTIAVLGSGIRCVYPPENIDLSLRVGRSGAVVSQFWPDAPPSRASFPRRNVVTSGIALGTVVVEAAAASGARMQARLAREHGRPVFLVESLVRSEPWASALVDEGGATVVGGSGDLLSAIDRLVQDGGPVPEHRRSSRQIRLL from the coding sequence GTGGGCCGACACGGCGAGGCGGCCGGGTTGCTGGCCCTGGTCGAGACGACGCCGGGCCCCTGGTCGGCGATCGCCGACGCCGTCGAGGCGGCCGGCGGCACCGCTCCGCTCGTGGCATCGAGGCCCGAGACAGCCGACTCGTCCGAACGCTGGAAGTCCGTCCTCGACCGCCTGTTCGCCGAGGACCCGGACCTCAGCGTGGTGACGGTGCTCGATGACGGTTACCCGGCCAACCTGGCGCAGGTGTTCAACCGGCCGCCGTTCCTGTTCCTCCGCGGCCGGCTCGAGGCTCGCGACGAGCGATCGATCGCCATCGTCGGCACCCGGCAACCATCCGACGATGGGCGGGCGACGGCCCAGGCGCTGGCGGCGGCGCTGGGCGAAGCCGGCGTGACCGTCGTCTCCGGTCTGGCCCGCGGCGTCGACACCGACGCCCACACCGGGGCCCTGGCGGCCGGCGGGCGGACGATCGCCGTGCTGGGCAGCGGGATCCGGTGCGTCTACCCGCCCGAGAACATCGACCTGTCCCTCCGGGTCGGTCGGTCGGGGGCCGTGGTGTCCCAGTTCTGGCCCGACGCCCCACCGTCGCGAGCATCTTTTCCTCGACGCAACGTCGTCACCAGCGGCATCGCCCTGGGCACCGTCGTCGTGGAGGCGGCGGCCGCCAGTGGTGCCAGGATGCAGGCTCGGCTGGCGCGAGAGCACGGCCGGCCGGTCTTCCTCGTCGAGTCCCTCGTCCGCTCCGAGCCTTGGGCGTCGGCGCTAGTCGACGAGGGCGGTGCCACGGTCGTTGGCGGGTCGGGCGATCTACTGTCGGCGATCGATCGGCTTGTGCAGGATGGAGGGCCGGTCCCCGAGCACCGCCGATCCTCCAGACAGATCCGGCTCCTCTGA
- a CDS encoding PaaI family thioesterase, producing the protein MDRWLGDGGMAVIGAVGGRFEGYGADGEGGGWSAATWEPTALACNPRGIVQAGVHSVLLDAAMNFAVNAGLDGRDRSQATLEMKTETMRSARAGETLTVRGEVVRMARQVAYVEATVRDADGRLVSRSTGTFLLHREE; encoded by the coding sequence ATGGACCGCTGGCTGGGCGATGGCGGCATGGCCGTGATCGGCGCCGTCGGGGGGCGGTTCGAGGGGTACGGCGCCGACGGAGAGGGTGGCGGATGGTCGGCGGCGACCTGGGAGCCCACGGCACTCGCCTGCAACCCCCGCGGGATCGTGCAGGCCGGGGTGCACTCGGTCCTGCTCGACGCGGCGATGAACTTCGCCGTCAATGCCGGGCTGGACGGACGGGACCGGAGCCAGGCCACCCTGGAGATGAAGACCGAGACCATGCGGTCCGCCCGGGCCGGGGAGACGCTGACCGTCCGCGGTGAGGTCGTGCGCATGGCCCGCCAGGTGGCCTATGTCGAGGCGACCGTCCGGGACGCCGACGGCCGCCTCGTCAGCCGGTCAACCGGGACCTTCCTGCTCCACCGGGAAGAGTAG